The Mytilus galloprovincialis chromosome 7, xbMytGall1.hap1.1, whole genome shotgun sequence genome has a window encoding:
- the LOC143083032 gene encoding transforming growth factor-beta-induced protein ig-h3-like, with protein MLKYFGLLFVVGSVWCGNLVEVLQADGESKLIKYVTAAGLAPAILAGTYTIFAPTDAAFDAIGTEAELLKDTTALGNILKYHVVKGTIPSSAAKNELQLETLAGTKIRFNIYSHNNAVTVEGSKITKFDLSASNGVVHVINKVMMPPTGDIVDLVVGNNDLSTLLTQVQNAGLANALKGDALTVFAPTNAAFASLGPSLLAKLASNKGLLTEILEYHVVPHTEYSEGLYNRETLRTIDRHHDRIRIHTRSDGSVVVNSSKVTKADISATNGVVHVIDHVLIPFRYRLQFGFGK; from the exons ATGTTGAAGTATTTTGGTCTGCTGTTTGTAGTAGGCAGCGTCTGGTGTGGCAATCTTGTTGAAGTGTTACAAGCTGATGGAGAGAGTAAACTCATTAAATACGTCACAGCTGCTGGACTGGCCCCTGCTATACTTGCAG GAACATACACAATCTTTGCCCCAACTGATGCTGCATTTGACGCCATCGGAACTGAAGCAGAACTTCTAAAGGACACAACAGCTTTAGGAAATATTCTAAAGTACCATGTAGTGAAAGGTACAATACCAAGCTCAGCAGCCAAAAACGAACTTCAGTTAGAAACACTTGCGGGAACAAAAATAAGATTCAACATTTACTCACACAATAAT GCTGTAACCGTTGAGggttcaaaaataacaaaatttgacCTATCTGCATCCAATGGAGTAGTTCATGTCATCAACAAGGTTATGATGCCCCCAACCGGAGACATAGTAGACCTGGTTGTCGGTAACAACGATCTCAGCACATTGTTGACTCAGGTTCAAAATGCTGGTCTCGCTAATGCATTGAAAG gtGATGCACTGACAGTATTTGCACCAACGAATGCTGCCTTTGCTAGTCTTGGTCCATCACTTCTAGCAAAATTAGCATCAAATAAAGGTCTTCTTACAG AAATACTGGAATACCACGTAGTACCTCATACAGAATACTCAGAAGGTCTGTACAACAGAGAAACCTTACGAACAATTGACAGACACCATGACCGTATCCGAATTCACACTCGAAGTG atgGAAGCGTCGTTGTGAACTCATCAAAAGTGACAAAGGCGGACATTTCAGCAACAAATGGTGTCGTTCATGTTATAGATCATGTACTTATTCCTTTCAGATACAGACTTCAATTTGGATTTGGAAAGTAG
- the LOC143083031 gene encoding uncharacterized protein LOC143083031, which produces MTSQQAKVNEADLQPNGKESSSLSYMHNPPRIMPNYGKRKRSTLPKSNISRVLLYDNATQQQQLDVKLSHIKIEQNRVRRILDLHKRSFLWRQKKRQQHMADNNISLPDIQHNTKENRILSRLSSEYSYRPPNVQASSFNNNSRTKSAFSVSDLEVLKLPELQTNGKHVIFKLKEANGQTQIFHTIDSDGIFSEFVPMHSFYNRASEDPRFQGLADSLARIDIESDGLNELSPSYRSPRFSRTVHVLPVNTKTNDTKKSETMIEVEDHNSNHENDHEEDHDEDN; this is translated from the coding sequence ATGACATCTCAGCAAGCAAAGGTGAATGAAGCCGATCTACAGCCAAATGGAAAAGAATCATCGTCCTTGTCGTATATGCATAATCCACCAAGAATCATGCCTAATTATGGGAAGAGAAAACGCAGCACTCTGCCAAAATCGAACATATCCAGAGTTCTCTTGTATGACAACgcaacacaacaacaacaacTGGATGTTAAACTTTCACatataaaaatagaacaaaatcgTGTACGACGAATACTCGACTTACACAAACGCTCTTTTCTGTGGAGGCAGAAAAAACGTCAACAGCACATGGCGGATAATAATATATCATTACCGGACATTCAGCATAATACAAAAGAAAACAGGATACTGAGTAGACTTTCTAGTGAATATTCATATAGACCACCAAACGTACAAGCAAGTTCTTTTAATAATAATTCAAGAACTAAAAGTGCATTTTCGGTTTCTGATCTAGAGGTGCTTAAACTTCCGGAACTCCAAACAAATGGCAAACATGTGATTTTTAAACTGAAAGAGGCGAATGGACAAacgcaaatatttcatacaattgatAGTGATGGAATATTTTCAGAATTTGTACCAATGCATTCGTTTTATAACAGAGCATCGGAAGATCCGAGATTTCAAGGACTAGCCGATTCTTTAGCGAGAATTGATATAGAAAGTGATGGGTTAAACGAATTAAGCCCTAGCTACAGAAGTCCAAGATTTTCACGGACGGTACACGTGCTACCGGTGAATACCAAAACTAATGACACTAAAAAATCCGAAACTATGATTGAAGTAGAAGACCATAATAGTAATCATGAAAATGATCATGAAGAGGACCATGACGAAGACAATTAA